Below is a window of Geomonas oryzisoli DNA.
AGATCACCTACGGCTGCGAGAGGATCGCCATGTACCTGCAGGGCGTGGACAACGTCTACGACCTGGAGTGGGTCAAAGGGGTCAAGTACGGCGACATCCACCACGAGAGCGAGGTCGAGTTCTCCACCTACAACTTCGAGGAGGCTGACGTCGACATGCTGCTCACCCTCTTCAAGATGTACGAGAAGGAGTGCATCCGCCTGGTCGAGAAGGGGCTCGTGCTCCCGGCCTACGACTACGTCATGAAATGCTCCCATACCTTCAACCTCCTGGACGCCCGCGGCGCCATCTCGGTCACCGAGCGCGCCTCCTACATCGGCAAGGTGAGGAACGTGGCGCGCCTGTGCGCCGAAGGATACCTGCAGATGCGCGAGCGGCTCGGCTTCCCGCTCCTGAAAGGAGGTCGCTAATGGCTAAGGATCTTTTCCTTGAGATAGGTTGCGAGGAGATTCCGGCCGGCTTCGTCCCCAAGGCGATGGCCGACATGGAAGCCCTCATGAAGCGCGAGCTGGAGACGGCCCGCATCGAATTCGGCGAGATCGTGACCCTGGGCACACCGCGCCGCCTGGTGCTGGCGGTGAAAGGGATGGCGGAGCGCCAGCCCGACGCGGAACTGACCGCGATGGGGCCGGCCAAAAGCGCCGCCTACGACGCCGACGGCAACCCGACCAAGGCCGCCCAGGGCTTCGCCCGCGGCCAGGGCGTGGACGTGGCCGACCTGAAGGTGGTCATGACCCCCAAGGGTGAGTACCTGGCCGCCGTGAAGAGCGAGATCGGGCGCGACACCGCCGAACTCCTCCCCGAGATGCTGCCGCGCCTGATCGGCAACATCCCCTTCAAGAAGTCCATGCGCTGGGCCGACTTCGATGTCCGCTTCGCCCGCCCGATCCACTGGATCGTGGCGCTCTACGGCGGCACCGTGGTTCCCTTCGCCTTCGGCAACATCGAAAGCGGTTCCGCCTCGCGCGGCCACCGCTTCATGGCCAACACCACCTTCCCGGTGCGGGATCTCTCCCACTACCTGGAGGAGTGCGAGCGCCACTTCGTGATCCCGGATCCGGAAAAGAGAAAGGCCATCATCCGCCAGGAGATCGACCGGGTTGCGCGCCAGGCCAAGGGTAACGTGCTCCCCGACGAGGCGCTCCTCGAGCAGGTTTCCTTCCTGGTCGAGTACCCCTCCGCGGTGCACGGCACCTTCTCGCCGGACTTCCTGGTGGTGCCGCGCGAGGTCCTGATCACCTCGATGCGCGAGCACCAGCGCTATTTCTCCCTGGTGGACGACCAGGGGAAACTGCTGCCGGGCTTCATCACCATCAACAACACCCTGACCGAGGACCCGCAGGTGGTGGTCAAAGGAAACGAGCGCGTGCTCCGCGCCCGCCTCTCCGACGCCCGCTTCTTCTTCGACGAGGACCACAAGGTGAAGCTCGAGTCCCGCGTGGAGAGCCTCAAAAGCGTGGTCTACCAGGCGAAGCTCGGCACCTCCTACGAGAAGATGGAGCGCTTCCGCGAGCTCGCCAAGGGGCTCGCGCAGCGCCACAACCCGGCGGTGGTCGACAAGGCCGCCCGCGCCGCCACACTGTGCAAGGCGGACCTCGTCTCCGGCATGGTAGGCGAATTCCCCGAGGTACAGGGGATCATGGGGCGCGAGTACGCCCTGCATGACGGCGAGGATGCCGCGGTCGCCAACGCCATCGCCGAGCACTACCTGCCGACCCAGGCCGGCGGCGAGCTCCCGGCTTCCGACATCGGCGCGTTCGTCTCGCTGGCGGACAAGACCGACACCATCTGCGGCTGCTTCAGCGTGGGGCTCATCCCCACCGGCTCCGCCGACCCCTACGCCCTGCGCCGCTCGGCTCTGGGGATCATCAACATCATCCTCGACAAAGGGTACCGCGAGCCGATCTCCGGCTTGGTCAAGGCTTCCCTGCAGCTTTTGGCCGCCAAGGCGACCCGCCCCGTCGACGACGTCTACAAGGACGTCATCGAGTTCTTCCGCGGCCGTTTCGTGAACCTGATGGCGGATCGCTACCCCTCCGACGTGGTGGACGCCGTGGTCTCGGTCTCCTTCGACGACCTGGTCGAGGCTGCCGCCAAGATCCAGGCGCTCGCCGAGTTCAGAAAGCGTGACGACTTCGCTGCCCTGGCAGGCGCCTTCAAGCGCGTGGGGAACATCGTCAAGGAAGGGGTGGACACCCCGGTTGCCACCGCACTCTTCCAGGAGCCGGCAGAAGGGGCACTCTACGAGGCGCAGCAGCAGGTGAAAAAGAAGGTGGACGCGGCTCTCTCCGGCGCCGACTACCTGGCCGCCCTCACCGAGATCGCCACCCTGAAGACCACCGTCGACGCCTTCTTCGACAAGGTCATGGTCATGGCGGAGGACGAGAAGGTGCGTCAGAACCGCCTGGCGCTTTTGACCTCCATCGCAAGGCTCTTCGGGAGCCTCGCTGATTTCGCGAGGTTGTCGGCATGAAAAGACTGCGACAGCTGACCCCGGGATGCAGCACCCTGGAACAGGCCAACGCAGCAGCACAACGACTTATCTGACGCTCACGTAAACAGCCGTCCGGGTGCAACTCCCGGCGGCTGTTTGCCTTTTTCGGTTTGTGTGTATACTTTTAGCTCCAAATTTATTAAAAACGTCTAAGGAGGGTGCACATGGGAACGCAGTACGTCTACTTTTTTGGCGCAGGCAAGGCTGACGGCAACGCCAAAATGAAGGAACTTCTGGGTGGCAAAGGGGCCAACCTGGCCGAGATGACCGCCATCGGTCTCCCGGTTCCGGCAGGTTTCACCATCACCACGGAGGTCTGCACCGAGTACTACAAGAACAACCAGCAGTACCCGGCCGCACTCGCCGCCGAGGTCGAGGCGAACCTCGCCCGCGTCGAGGGGCTCATGGGCAAGAAGTTCGGCGACGCCCAGAACCCCCTCCTGGTTTCGGTCCGCTCCGGCGCCCGCGCCTCCATGCCGGGCATGATGGACACCATCCTGAACCTGGGCCTTAACGACACCACGGTGCAGGGAATCATCGCCCAGTCCGGTGACGAGCGCTTCGCTTACGACGCCTACCGCCGTTTCGTGCAGATGTACTCCGACGTCGTCATGGGGATGCACAAGGACGAGCTGGAGCACCTTTTGGAGCGCAAGAAAGAGGCGCGCGGCGTGCACCTCGACACCGACCTGAAGGCGTCCGACTGGAAGGAACTGGTCGGCGAGTTCAAGGCGAAGATCAAGGCCACCTTGGGCGTCGACTTCCCGGAAGATCCCAAAGAACAGCTCTGGGGCGCCATCGGCGCCGTGTTCGGCTCCTGGATGAACCAGCGCGCCATCACCTACAGAAAACTCAACAACATCCCGGCCGAGTGGGGCACCGCCGTCAACGTGCAGTCCATGGTGTTCGGCAACATGGGGGATGACTGCGCCACCGGCGTCGCCTTCACCCGCGACCCCTCCACCGGCGAGAACTACTTCTACGGCGAGTACCTGGTCAACGCCCAGGGAGAGGACGTGGTGGCCGGCATCCGCACCCCGCAGCCGATCAACCGCGCGAAATACAAGCCGGGCGACCTCCCCTCCATGGAGGAGGTGCTCCCCGAGTGCTACCAGCAGCTGGTCGGTATCCGCGACATCCTGGAGCGCCACTACAAGGACATGCAGGACATCGAGTTCACCATCGAGAAGGGGATCCTCTACATGCTGCAGTGCAGAAGCGGCAAGAGGACCGCGAAGGCGGCCCTGAAGATCGCCGTGGACATGGTGGCCGAGAAGTTGATCGACGAGAAGACCGCCGTGCTGCGCGTGGCCCCCTCCCAGCTCGACCAGCTGCTGCACCCCTCCCTCGATCCCAAGGCACCCCGTACCGTGATCGCCAAGGGGCTCCCGGCCTCCCCGGGCGCCGCTTCCGGCGAGGTGGTGTTCACCGCCGACGAGGCGGAGAGCGCCGCGAAACTGGGCCACAAGGTGATCCTGGTGCGCGTCGAGACCTCCCCTGAGGACATCCACGGTATGCACGCCGCCCAGGGCATCCTCACCGCCCGCGGCGGCATGACCTCGCACGCGGCGGTGGTCGCCCGCGGCATGGGCAAGTGCTGCGTGGCCGGCTGCGGCGACATCAAGGTCGACTACCACGGCGGCCAGTTCGTCGCCAAGGACGGCACCGTGATCAAGAAGGGTGACGTGATCACCCTGGACGGCTCCACCGGCGAGGTGATGAAAGGGGCGGTGCCCATGGTCGCGGCCGGTGTCGGGGGCGACTTCGCCACCGTCATGGCCTGGGTGGACAAGTTCCGCCGCATGAAGGTCCGCGCCAACGCGGATACCCCGCACGACGCGAAGACCGCGCGCGAGTTCGGCGCCGAGGGTATCGGCCTGTGCCGCACCGAGCACATGTTCTTCGAGGCGGACCGCATCGCCGCGGTGCGCGAGATGATCCTCTCCGCGGACCTCGAAGGCAGGAAGAAGGCGCTCGCCAAGATCCTCCCCATGCAGAAGGGGGACTTCAAGGGGCTCTTCCGCGAGATGAAGGGGCTGCCGGTCACCATTCGCCTGCTCGACCCGCCGCTGCACGAGTTCCTCCCCCAGGAGGACAAGGACATCGAGGCGCTCTCCGCAACCATGGGTGTCTCGGTGCAGACTTTAAAGCACAAGGTCGAGTTCCTGCACGAGTTCAACCCGATGCTCGGCCACCGCGGCTGCCGCCTCGGCGTCACCTTCCCGGAAATCTACGACATGCAGGTCCAGGCCATCATGGAGGCCGCCTGCGAGCTGGTTAAGGACGAAGGCTTCCAGATCGTCCCCGAGATCATGATCCCGCTGGTCGCGGTAACCAAGGAGCTCGCCATCATGCGCGCCAACGCGGTAGCGGTCTGCGAGGAGACCCAGCAGCGCTACGGCGTCAAGGTCGACTACCTGATCGGCACCATGATCGAGCTGCCGCGCGCGGCCATCACCGCCGACAGCATCGCCACCGAGGCCGACTTCTTCTCCTTCGGCACCAACGACCTGACCCAGACCACCTTCGGCCTGTCCCGCGACGACGCCGGCAAGTTCCTCCCCTTCTACGTGGAGAACGGCATCCTTGAGGACGACCCGTTCGTCACCCTGGACCAAAACGGCGTGGGCGCCCTGGTCAGGATGGGATGCGAGAAGGGGCGCGCAACCCGCCCCGGCATCAAGCTCGGCATCTGCGGCGAGCACGGCGGCGACCCGGCTTCCGTCATCTTCTGCGACTCGGTCGGGCTCGACTACGTCTCCTGCTCCCCGTTCCGGGTGCCCATCGCGCGCCTGGCCGCAGCCCACGCGACCCTGAATGCGCAGGCCGCTGCTCCGGCAAAAACTGCCGCAGCGGGAAAGGACAGTGACGCCTTGCAGCAGCCCGTAGCCAGCGCCTGATCCGGCAGGCGGCACGGCCAAGGCGTCGCAAGGGAGCCGGAGAAGCCTTGACACGCTTGATGTAAACGTGTAATAGCGAAATACGCGTCAACGACGCTAACGGGGCGGCCGGGATACCGGCCGCCCTAAACAACGAGCAGTACAGGAGAAAAGGTAATGGCAAACGGTGTAGTGAAATGGTTCAACGACGCGAAGGGGTTTGGCTTCATCGAGCAGGAAAACGGCGCGGATGTTTTCGTGCACTTCTCGGCCATCCAGGGGGACGGCTTCAAATCGTTGGTCGAGGGTGACTCGGTCAGCTTTGACGTGGTCCAGGGCGCCAAGGGCCCGCAGGCCGCCAACGTGGTCAAGAACTAGTTTCCTTTCCTAAGCCTTGGTCCGGCCCCGAATCCGTTCGGGGCCTTTTTAATTTTGCCCGCCCGAGGGTGACCGGTGCCAGCATGCGTATCAACGAAAAGTCGGATTCCCGCAGCATAGCCAAGAAGGAGAAGGGGACTGCTCCCAAGAGCGTCGCCGGAACCAGCGCGCCCCTCTTTGCCGGCCGGCTCGCCGCCGTCGCCAAGTCGAGCACCGAGTATGAAGGCGAGCTGCAGCGCTTAAAGGAAGAGATCGACAAGGCGGGGGACGTCCTGGAGCAGGAGCCGACCATCGCCAACTTCAAGGTCTTCCGCGAGTTGATCGGAACCATGGCGCGCAAGGTCTCCGCCGAGGCCTACCGCATCGAGATGCTGAGCGGCGGGGTCACCGGGCGCAGTCACGAGGTCATCGCCGTGATCGACAAGGAAGCCGATCTCCTCTATCACCTGGTGATGCGGGAGCAGAAGGACCACATCAGGATCGTGGCCCAGATCATCAAGATCAAGGGGCTGGTGGTCGACTTCCTGCTTTAGCATGCACCCCGACGGCCGCCTTCACGATTCTCCTGCCGCACCTCCCCTTCCCGCTGCTATTTCCCGCATAAAGTACTTGAGATCACAGCCGAAAATCCGATAAATCTGTAGGGTTAACGGTAGTCCTTCCGCTACCGCCTCGCCTACCGCGCAGGTCCCAATTCCATTCCGTTTGACAGGAGAGCAACCATGCCATCTTTCGTCAAGTCAGCATTGGCCGTCCTGGCCGTCGTTTCCACCCTTGTGTCCCCCCCGACACCCTCAGCTGCGGAAACCCTCAGGATCAACGGCACCGGTGCAGGCCTGGTGGCCCTGAGGCCGCTGGTGGCAGCGTTCGAAAAGGAAAACCGCGGCGTCGTGGTCGATATGGAGAAAAGCCTCGGGAGTTCGGCCGCCATCAAGGCGTTATCGCGCAACGCGCTGGACCTCGCCGTTTCGGGGCGTCCCCTCAAACCGGCCGAAAGCGCCGAAGGACTGGTCCAGCAGCAGTGGGGGCGTGCTCCCTTTGCCGTGCTGGCCAATCGCCAGGTGCGGGTAACCGGGGTGAGCTTGAACGAGCTGGCGGGAATGTACGGCACGAGCAGCGCCAGGTGGCCCGGCGGCGAGCTGGTCCGGGTGGTGCTGCGCCCCAACGAAGACGTGGACACCAAGCTCACCCGCTCCATGTCGCCGGAGATGGACCGCGGGATGAGTGCCGCCCAGACGCGCAAGGACATGCTGCTGGGGATCACCGACGACGAAGCCTTCGAACTCGTCAAGAAGACGGAAGGGGCAGTGGCGGTGATGGCGCTGTCGCTGCCGCTTTCCCAGCCCAACGCGGTCGCGGTCCTGAAGCTCGGCGGGGTTCAGCCGAGTGTGGCCAACGTCGCTTCGGGCAAGTACCGCTTTGTGAAGGAGATGCACCTGGTGACCAGGAAGGACGCTTCCTCCACGGTTGCCAGATTCATCAAGTTCCTGGACTCCAAAAAGGGCCGTGCCATCGCGGCGAAGCACGGCGTGCTCGTCACCGGGGTTAAATGATCAGGTACAGCCAGTCCATACGGCGCAGCACCACCCTGACCGCGGGGATACTCTCCGCGGTGCTGACCCTGATGCCGCCCGCGATCTACTTCGTGATGGCCTTCTCGCACATGACCGGGGTCATCGAGACGGAGGGGGAGATCAACGCCCGCGTGGTGGGGACGCTGATAGTCGCGAACCCGAAGATGTGGGAGTTCGAGGAGTTGCGCCTGAGGGAGCTACTGGCGCGCCGTTCCACGGAAACCGCTGAAAAGCGGGTGCTTTACAACCTCAAGGGGGTGGTGATCGCCGAGAGCTCGGACAAGTTGCTTTCGCCGCTTTTATCCCAGTCATTTCCGGTGTACGATGCCGGGCACCAGGTTGCCAGACTGGAGGTGTCGCGGTCCCTGGCACCGACCCTCATGGTGACTGCGCTGCTCTTCTGTCTGGGGGCTCTCACCGCCGGCTTCACCTTCTTCCGGCTGCGCACCGTGCCCCTCAGAGCCATAGAGGAAGCCTATCGCACCCTCAAACAGAGCGAGGAGAAGTACCGCTCGGTCTACGAGTCGCTCAACGAGGGGCTGGCCCTGTACCGCACCGTGCCCGGGAGCGGGGGGGAGACCGACCTCGTGCTCGCCGACATCAACCCCGTCGCCGTATCGGTCTTCGGCTTCGGACGCGACGACATCGGCAAGAGCATCCTGCAGGTGCAGGGGGGGCTGTTCGCGCCGGTCCGGGAGGCGCTCCGGCGGGAGTCGGGCGAGGTGAGCCTGGAACTGGAGCAGGAAGGGGCGGGGCGGGTCTTCACGGTGAACGCGTTTCCCATGGGGGACGGGATGGTGGCGACCCTGTTTGAGGACGTCACCGAGAAGAAGCGCAGCGCCGAACAGCTGGAGAATCTCGCCTACTACGACAGCCTCACCGGCCTTTTGAACCGGCGCATGCTGCTGGACCGGATGGAGCACACCATCGGCATGGCCCAGCGCGAAGGGATCAAGATGGCCACCCTCTTCTTCGACCTGAACGGGTTCAAGCCGATCAACGACACGCTGGGGCATGAGGCGGGGGACCAGATCCTGATCGAGGTGGCCCGGCGCTTGAAAAACGGGGTGCGCAAGAAGGACACCCTGGCGCGGCTGGGGGGGGACGAGTTCGTGGTGGTGGCGACCCTGGATACGGAGGAAAACGCTAGTTGCATCGCGCAGAACCTGCTCAGGAAGCTCACTCCGGTGTACGAGGTGGGCGGCAGGGAGGTCTACGTGGGAGCGAGCATTGGCATCTCGATCTATCCCGACGACGGCATCTCCCCCGAGACGCTGCTCAAGAACGCGGACATTGCCATGTACAACGCCAAGAAACCGGGCGTGGACTTCTGTTTCTACAGCGCGCAGATGAACCAGAAGCTCCTCGAGCGGACACGGCTCGAGTTCGAGCTCTGGATGGCGCTGGAGCGGGAGGAGTTCTTCCTTGAGTACCAGCCCATCGTGGACGCCCGCACCGGCAGGATCGCCGCGGTGGAGGCGCTGGTACGCTGGATGAGTCCGGAAAAGGGGCGGGTGATGCCGGACTCCTTCATCCCGCTCGCCGAGGCTACCGGCATCATCGTGCCGCTGGGAGAATGGGTGCTGAAGACGGCCTGCACGAAGCTGCAGCAGTGGCTCGACGCGGGGTGTCTGCCGCTCAGGATGTCCGTCAACATCTCGGGGTGTCAGTTCATGCGCAGTGAACTGTGCCGTCTCGTCGAGGAGGCGGCGGACCAAAGCGGCGTGGATCTCGCCCTCCTCGAACTGGAACTCACCGAGACCTGCCTCATCAAGGACGTGGAGGAGACTGCCACCAAACTGTGGCACCTGAAGGGGCTCAACGTCTCCATCGGCATCGACGATTTCGGCACGGGCTATTCGTCGCTGCAGTATCTGAAGAACTTCCCCATCGACCACCTGAAGATCGACCGCGCCTTCATCAAGAACGTCTGTGAGCTTCCCGACGAACGCGCCATCGTGGATGCCATCATCGGCATCGCCAAGGCGATGGAGCTGCACGTGATCGCCGAGGGGGTGGAAACCCTGGAACAGGCGGAATACCTGGGACATCGTGGCTGCGACGAACTGCAGGGGTACTACTACCACCGCCCGCTCTCAGAGGAGCGCCTGCTCGAGGTGCTTCGGGAGGAGCGGGAGCGGCTGGCGCCGCCGGCAGGGGGCGCGGGAACAGGCGGGGAAGGAGATTCAAAAGCGGGCGATGCGGGGGGCGCAGGGGCGCCCGTGACGGCACAGCCGGTCTGAACGGCCGGTGTGGAAACGGAAAAAGGGGGCTCGTTCGAGCCCCCTTTTTTTTTAACTGCAGCCGCACCCTTTGGAGTTGTCTCCGCTCAGGGGGAGTTTCTTGCCACACTTCTGGCACCGCCAGAAGAGGCCACCTCAACCCGGCATCAGGATCATGAGCCCCTGGCAGTCGGGGCAGCTTTTCTCGTTGGTCATATGCAAACCTCCTTTGTTGGGTGAAGCCTCTTTACCTTACCGAAACGGCGATGCTCCCCACCCCGGCGATCTCGGCGACCACCCGGTCGCCGCTCTTGATCGGGCCGACGCCCGCGGGCGTGCCGGTCAGTACCAGGTCCCCCGGCTCCAGCGTGAAGATGGAGGAGAGGTAGCTCAACAGCTCGGGGATGCGGTGGATCATGAGATCGGTGCCGCCGTCCTGGCGCTTCTCGCCGTTCACGGCGAGGGTGATGCGCAACTGGTGCGGGTCGGCCACCTGCGCGGCGGGAACGAACGGGGACAGCGGGCAGGCGGTGTCGAACCCCTTGGCGATGTCCCAGGGGAGCCCCTTCTTTTTCAGTTCCGCCTGCACGTCACGCAGGGTCAGGTCGATGGCGACGGCGTACCCCGCCACGTGGGAGAGCGCCCGCTCGGGGGGGATGTTGCTCCCCGTGCTGCCGATCATAAGCGCCAGTTCCGCCTCGTGGTGGCAGTCGCTGGAATAGGAGGGGATCACGATCTCCTCCCCCGCGCCGATCACGCTGGAGGCGGGCTTGGTGAAGATCACCGGACGCTCCGGGGTCTCGTTGCCCAGCTCCTTGATGTGGTCCGCGTAGTTGCGCCCGATGCAGAGGATCTTGCCGATCCGTACCGGCTCCGCGGAGCCGATCAGTTGTGCCGTCTTCATGGTTCTCCTCTTCAGGCCGCCCTGACCTCGCTGTTCAGCCGGCATCCCTGCCAGCTGCCGCGCCTTCTCAGCTCGTTGATCACGGCGTACCACATCTGGTTGTTCTTCAGGTTCCAGTTCGGCGCGACCCGGATGGCAAGGGGCGCCGAGCCGTACAGCCGCTGCACGGTGACCCGCGCCGGGAGCTCCTCAAGGAAGTCGCAGACGGTCGCCACGTACTCGTCGATGCCGATCGGCTGCCAGCTCCCGTCCCGGTACATCTCGGCGAGCCTCGTGTTCTCGACCGCGTGCAGCTGGTGCAGCTTCACCGAGTTGACCGGGAGACCGGCGATGAGGCGGGCGGTCTTCAGGAAGCCGCTCCTGGTTTCGCCGGGGAAGCCGTAGATCAGATGGGTGCAGATCTCGAGGCCGCGTCCGGAGAGCCGCTCGACCGCGTCGAGGTACTCGGCCAGGGTGTGGCCGCGGTTGATCCGGGAGAGGATGGCGTCGTCCATGGACTGCAGGCCGAGCTCCACGCAGACGTAGTGCTCGCGGGCCAGGTCGGTCAGCAGTTCGACTGCGGCCGGGCTCAGCGAATCGGGGCGGGTCCCCACCGAGATGCCCAGGACGTCCGGGTGGGCCAGGGCGCGCCGGTACAGGTCCGCCAGCTTGTCCGCCGGGCCGTAGGTGTTGGTGTACTTCTGGAAGTAGACGATGAACTTCTCGCTCCCCAGCCGCTCGCGGTGGTAGGCCATCCCCGCCGCCATCTGCTCCTCGACCGGGATCAGGGCCTGGGTCTCCTTGGGAGAGAAGGAACTGTTGTCGCAGTAGATGCATCCGCCGGTGCCGCGGCTGCCGTCGCGGTTGGGGCAGGTGAAGCCGCCGTCCACGTTCACCTTGCTGACGCGGCAGCCGAAGCGGCGCCTTACGTACGAGCCGTAGGAATTGATGCGGAGTTCGCTATGGATCGGTTCGCCGAGTGTCATCTAGACGTGGTGCTCCTCGATTGGGGGAAGCAGGGCCAGAAGCCTCTTGGCAGCGTCGCGCGGGTCGGGCGCGGAGAGGATGGCGGAGATGAGGGCGATGCCGCGCGCCTCTCCGGCGATGACTTCGGCGCAGTTGTCCAGGTTCACCCCACCCAGGGCGAACACCGGGATCTGCAGCAGCTGCGCCACACTGTTCAGTTTCTCGACCCCCACCGGACCGCCGTACTCGGCCTTGCTGGGGGTGTAGTAGACCGGGCCGAAGGTGATGAAGTCGGCCCCCATTTCCTGGGCCGTGACCGCCTGGGTCTGGTTATGGCAGGAAACGCCGATCAGCTTGCGCTCGCCCAGAAGCCTCCTCACCTTGTACAGCGGCAGGCTGGAGCTGCCGATATGCACGCCGTCGGCATCGACCGCGAGCGCCACGTCCACCCGGTCGTTCACGAAGAGCTTTGCGCCGTAGCGGGAGGTGAGGCGGCGCAGTTCCTGGGCCGTCTCGTAGAGGTCCTTTGTGCTGGCGGCCCCCTTGTCCCTGAGTTGCACGGCGCGCACGCCCCCCCTCAGGGCCTCCTCGACCACGAACTCCAGGTTGCGCCCGAGGGTCTCGCCGCGCCCGGTGATCAGGTAGAGGTTGAAGTCAATCCAGGGGGAATCGAGGCCTTTCACGCGATCAGCCCCGCCAGCGGAGAGGATGCGGTGGCGTAGAGTTTCCTCGGGATGCGTCCCGCGCGGTAGGCGAGCCTGCCGGCGCGGACCGCGAGATTCATCGCCTCGGCCATGGCGACCGGGTCCTGGGCCCCGGCGATGGCGGTGTTCATGAGCACGCCGTCGCAGCCAAGCTCCATGGCGATGGCCGCGTCGGAGGCGGTGCCTACGCCGGCATCCACGATGACCGGGACCTTGACCGTCTCCAGGATGATCTGGATGTTGTACGGGTTGCGGATGCCCAGGCCGGAACCGATCGGCGCCCCCAGCGGCATCACCGCGGCGCACCCCATGTCCTCCAGCTTCTTGCAGATGATCGGGTCGTCGCTGGTGTAGGGGAGCACGGTGAACCCTTCGGCGATGAGGACCTTGGCGGCTTTGAGCAGTTCCTCGTTGTTGGGAAAGAGCGTCTTCTCGTCGCCGAGCACCTCGAGTTTCACGAAGTCGGAAAGCCCCGCCTCACGCGCGAGCCGGCAGGTGCGGATGGCATCCTCGGCGGTGTAGCAGCCGGCGGTGTTGGGAAGCAGGGTGTATTTCTTCAGGTCGATGTGGTCCAGCAGGGATTCCTTGCTCCGGTCCGAGATGTTCACCCTTCTCACCGCAACGGTGATGATCTGGGCGCCGGAGACCTCGATGGCGCGCACCATCTGCTGGAAATCGGCGTATTTGCCGGTTCCCACCATGAGGCGGGAGTCGAATTCGCGTCCTGCGATGATGAGCTTGTCGTTTGTTACGGGCATCACTGTTCTCCAATCGGTAGCGTCTTGTCAGAATAGGTCGGTTCGATCCGGCTGCCGCGGGGCGGCCAGGTGAGCGGGGGGCGGGCTTTGTCCGCTGCGGGGGTGCTAGCCGCGGCCGGCGCCCCCTCCCACGAAATGGACGATCTCCAGGGCATCCCCATCCTTCAGCAGGGTGGTCTCGTACTGCGCCTTGGGAAGGATGTCCATGTTCAGCTCGACCGCGACACGGCGCGGGTCGATGCCGAGGGAGACCAGGTACTGCTGAACCGTGAGGGGGTCGATCGATACGGCTTCGCCGTTGGTGGTGATGTTCACTGCGGCTCCGGTACTGCGTGACGTTGGGGCTGGCCAGACGGGCTGCGGCACGGCGCGAGCCGGGCGTGACCCGACCGTAAACTAACAATACGGCCCCACGCTGTCAATCGTTTTCTTCCGCGCAGTTGCGCCCGGTAGGGGCCGCCGGGAGGGGGCGGGGCGGCGGGAAACGCCGTCGCGTATACGGCTTACGCTTCTCCCGGTCGGGCATCGAGGTCGAAGCGCCCCGGGTCGGGAAGTCGGGGCGGCGGGGTGTCCTGCTGCGGGATGGGCAGAAAGATGGTGAAGCTGGTTCCCACCCCCTCCTCGCTTTGCACCTCGATGCGCCCGCCGTGCTCCTGGATGATGCCGTAGGAGACGGAGAGCCCGAGGCCGGTCCCCTTGTTGGACTTGGTGGTGAAGAACGGGTCGAAGATGCGGTGCAGGTTGGCTTCGGAGATGCCGCAGCCGTTGTCGCTTATCTTGATGAAGGCCTGCCCCTGCACCGGATCGATGCCGGTAACCACCATGACCATCCCCTCGCCGCGCAGCGCGTGCCCCGCGTTGACCAGCATG
It encodes the following:
- the thiS gene encoding sulfur carrier protein ThiS, translated to MNITTNGEAVSIDPLTVQQYLVSLGIDPRRVAVELNMDILPKAQYETTLLKDGDALEIVHFVGGGAGRG
- the thiE gene encoding thiamine phosphate synthase — translated: MKGLDSPWIDFNLYLITGRGETLGRNLEFVVEEALRGGVRAVQLRDKGAASTKDLYETAQELRRLTSRYGAKLFVNDRVDVALAVDADGVHIGSSSLPLYKVRRLLGERKLIGVSCHNQTQAVTAQEMGADFITFGPVYYTPSKAEYGGPVGVEKLNSVAQLLQIPVFALGGVNLDNCAEVIAGEARGIALISAILSAPDPRDAAKRLLALLPPIEEHHV
- a CDS encoding fumarylacetoacetate hydrolase family protein, whose product is MKTAQLIGSAEPVRIGKILCIGRNYADHIKELGNETPERPVIFTKPASSVIGAGEEIVIPSYSSDCHHEAELALMIGSTGSNIPPERALSHVAGYAVAIDLTLRDVQAELKKKGLPWDIAKGFDTACPLSPFVPAAQVADPHQLRITLAVNGEKRQDGGTDLMIHRIPELLSYLSSIFTLEPGDLVLTGTPAGVGPIKSGDRVVAEIAGVGSIAVSVR
- a CDS encoding TIGR01212 family radical SAM protein (This family includes YhcC from E. coli K-12, an uncharacterized radical SAM protein.) — its product is MTLGEPIHSELRINSYGSYVRRRFGCRVSKVNVDGGFTCPNRDGSRGTGGCIYCDNSSFSPKETQALIPVEEQMAAGMAYHRERLGSEKFIVYFQKYTNTYGPADKLADLYRRALAHPDVLGISVGTRPDSLSPAAVELLTDLAREHYVCVELGLQSMDDAILSRINRGHTLAEYLDAVERLSGRGLEICTHLIYGFPGETRSGFLKTARLIAGLPVNSVKLHQLHAVENTRLAEMYRDGSWQPIGIDEYVATVCDFLEELPARVTVQRLYGSAPLAIRVAPNWNLKNNQMWYAVINELRRRGSWQGCRLNSEVRAA
- a CDS encoding putative bifunctional diguanylate cyclase/phosphodiesterase — protein: MIRYSQSIRRSTTLTAGILSAVLTLMPPAIYFVMAFSHMTGVIETEGEINARVVGTLIVANPKMWEFEELRLRELLARRSTETAEKRVLYNLKGVVIAESSDKLLSPLLSQSFPVYDAGHQVARLEVSRSLAPTLMVTALLFCLGALTAGFTFFRLRTVPLRAIEEAYRTLKQSEEKYRSVYESLNEGLALYRTVPGSGGETDLVLADINPVAVSVFGFGRDDIGKSILQVQGGLFAPVREALRRESGEVSLELEQEGAGRVFTVNAFPMGDGMVATLFEDVTEKKRSAEQLENLAYYDSLTGLLNRRMLLDRMEHTIGMAQREGIKMATLFFDLNGFKPINDTLGHEAGDQILIEVARRLKNGVRKKDTLARLGGDEFVVVATLDTEENASCIAQNLLRKLTPVYEVGGREVYVGASIGISIYPDDGISPETLLKNADIAMYNAKKPGVDFCFYSAQMNQKLLERTRLEFELWMALEREEFFLEYQPIVDARTGRIAAVEALVRWMSPEKGRVMPDSFIPLAEATGIIVPLGEWVLKTACTKLQQWLDAGCLPLRMSVNISGCQFMRSELCRLVEEAADQSGVDLALLELELTETCLIKDVEETATKLWHLKGLNVSIGIDDFGTGYSSLQYLKNFPIDHLKIDRAFIKNVCELPDERAIVDAIIGIAKAMELHVIAEGVETLEQAEYLGHRGCDELQGYYYHRPLSEERLLEVLREERERLAPPAGGAGTGGEGDSKAGDAGGAGAPVTAQPV
- a CDS encoding thiazole synthase codes for the protein MPVTNDKLIIAGREFDSRLMVGTGKYADFQQMVRAIEVSGAQIITVAVRRVNISDRSKESLLDHIDLKKYTLLPNTAGCYTAEDAIRTCRLAREAGLSDFVKLEVLGDEKTLFPNNEELLKAAKVLIAEGFTVLPYTSDDPIICKKLEDMGCAAVMPLGAPIGSGLGIRNPYNIQIILETVKVPVIVDAGVGTASDAAIAMELGCDGVLMNTAIAGAQDPVAMAEAMNLAVRAGRLAYRAGRIPRKLYATASSPLAGLIA